One Caulobacter segnis genomic window carries:
- a CDS encoding FkbM family methyltransferase, translating into MRPARLDLAISAAMRAPDAETPTTHAPPPPPPRRRFGFARRLLGPVLSPVANYARRYLQASVEHELRETRNHLHAVSADLRAVEHRLDLLLGQNERLAAALSQLDARAERDGVALARLPGLFGPRFDELEIKARPLIHYDGESTAIRMRDGYILAPTALPTFVTMLANATSRGLEPGTGDVLRRLVQPGMVVADVGANIGLLTLLMAWATGPSGKVIAFEPEAVPRSNLEKMKHLNGLAWVEVRDQAVGEKPGRLTFHVSDIIGHSSLYALPETEEARTVEVEVVRLDDVAPAKRMDVVKIDVEGAELDVLAGMKGLIAKNPDLAIVAEFGPEHLKRVGQTPAQWFKAFTDAGFKAYIIDEATSAAEPTNAKAAAKVVSANIAFVRAGGDAERRLLRR; encoded by the coding sequence TTGAGGCCCGCCCGCCTGGATCTGGCGATCAGCGCCGCGATGCGCGCTCCCGACGCCGAGACGCCCACGACCCATGCTCCGCCGCCTCCGCCGCCGCGCCGTCGGTTCGGCTTCGCCCGCCGCTTGCTCGGGCCGGTGCTCTCGCCGGTCGCCAACTACGCCCGCCGCTACCTGCAGGCCAGCGTCGAGCACGAGCTGCGCGAGACCCGTAACCACCTCCATGCCGTGTCGGCCGACCTGCGCGCCGTGGAGCATCGGCTGGACCTGCTGCTGGGGCAGAACGAGCGCCTCGCCGCCGCGCTGAGCCAGCTCGACGCTAGGGCCGAGCGCGACGGGGTCGCCCTCGCCCGCCTCCCCGGCCTGTTCGGGCCGCGCTTCGACGAACTGGAGATCAAGGCCCGGCCGCTGATCCACTACGACGGCGAGTCGACGGCCATCCGCATGCGCGACGGCTACATCCTGGCCCCGACCGCCTTGCCCACCTTCGTCACCATGCTGGCCAACGCCACCAGCCGAGGCCTGGAGCCCGGCACCGGCGACGTGCTGCGCCGCCTGGTCCAGCCGGGCATGGTGGTCGCCGACGTCGGCGCCAATATCGGCCTGCTCACCTTGCTGATGGCGTGGGCCACTGGCCCATCCGGCAAGGTCATCGCCTTCGAACCCGAGGCCGTGCCGCGATCGAACCTCGAGAAGATGAAGCATCTCAACGGCCTGGCCTGGGTCGAGGTGCGTGATCAGGCCGTCGGCGAGAAGCCCGGCCGTCTGACCTTCCACGTCAGCGACATCATCGGCCACAGCTCGCTATACGCCCTGCCCGAAACCGAAGAGGCCCGCACGGTCGAGGTCGAGGTCGTGCGCCTGGACGACGTCGCCCCGGCCAAGCGCATGGACGTGGTAAAGATCGACGTCGAGGGCGCCGAGCTGGACGTGCTGGCCGGCATGAAGGGCCTGATCGCCAAGAACCCCGACCTGGCCATCGTCGCCGAATTCGGGCCAGAACATCTCAAGCGTGTCGGCCAGACCCCGGCCCAGTGGTTCAAGGCCTTCACCGACGCCGGTTTCAAGGCCTACATCATCGACGAGGCGACCAGCGCCGCCGAACCGACCAACGCCAAGGCCGCCGCCAAGGTGGTCTCGGCCAACATCGCCTTCGTGCGCGCCGGCGGCGACGCCGAACGTCGCCTACTGCGCCGCTAG
- a CDS encoding helix-turn-helix domain-containing protein, translated as MYGNPQRRSAPEVQDLRREGGRWLKETREAAGLSQRQLAAKVGADYYTFISQLETGRGRIPPDRYRDWARALNVPERTFVRELMRFYDPITYEILFNEE; from the coding sequence ATGTATGGCAACCCTCAACGTCGCAGCGCCCCGGAGGTTCAAGACCTTCGACGCGAAGGTGGTCGCTGGCTGAAGGAAACGCGCGAGGCCGCCGGCCTGTCGCAACGCCAACTGGCGGCCAAGGTCGGAGCCGACTACTACACCTTCATCTCGCAGCTGGAGACAGGTCGTGGCCGCATTCCGCCGGACCGCTACCGCGACTGGGCGCGAGCGCTTAACGTTCCGGAAAGGACGTTCGTGCGGGAACTGATGCGGTTCTACGATCCGATCACCTACGAAATCCTGTTCAACGAAGAGTAG